A window from Dermacentor albipictus isolate Rhodes 1998 colony chromosome 10, USDA_Dalb.pri_finalv2, whole genome shotgun sequence encodes these proteins:
- the LOC135911961 gene encoding G patch domain and ankyrin repeat-containing protein 1 homolog isoform X1 produces MSVFKQLAFVRGADKAHAVLAPHTHTAQLLSGDAARKFYDDTVSQPSTSVAVVEPVTSTCAGRNHGRKTLHFQPVKPVKVSEYFIAAQSSDILELKRCLGSGVDVNVTDIFGWTALMCACFEGAVASVQYLLNNGASKYLTNAQGKTAIELAAQRGHVEVVEMLCKPEKLAKAEIILSTERQADDSRRHPEQLCRVCGSCFTPSEMNTHETSIVHQFNLRRDSAPGLTHYGISENNAGFQMLLGMGWNREKGFGVREQGRKFPVKTVFKRDRSGLGVEASTPRVTHFAPHDRAAVANVRGKDSREGTAQSLKSKRKEQESRSRRMKRMEIEFRRSFH; encoded by the coding sequence ATGTCTGTGTTTAAGCAACTTGCATTTGTGCGAGGTGCCGATAAAGCGCACGCCGTTCTTGCCCCTCATACGCACACAGCGCAGCTGTTGAGCGGAGACGCTGCTAGGAAGTTCTACGACGACACTGTGTCGCAACCGTCAACGTCTGTCGCCGTTGTCGAGCCGGTGACTTCGACGTGCGCAGGTCGAAATCACGGGCGCAAAACATTGCATTTTCAACCGGTGAAACCTGTAAAAGTCAGTGAATACTTCATTGCTGCTCAGAGTAGTGATATTTTAGAGCTAAAGCGTTGTCTAGGTTCTGGCGTTGATGTAAACGTCACTGATATTTTCGGTTGGACTGCTCTTATGTGTGCCTGTTTTGAGGGTGCCGTAGCCAGCGTTCAGTATCTCTTAAATAATGGCGCGAGCAAGTACCTGACAAATGCGCAAGGGAAAACCGCCATCGAACTAGCTGCTCAGCGTGGGCATGTTGAAGTCGTTGAAATGCTCTGTAAGCCAGAAAAACTCGCCAAGGCGGAGATCATTCTGAGCACGGAGCGGCAGGCTGATGATTCTCGACGCCATCCAGAGCAATTATGCCGCGTGTGCGGCAGTTGCTTCACTCCCTCAGAAATGAACACTCACGAAACTTCAATAGTGCATCAGTTTAACCTGAGACGGGATAGCGCACCGGGCCTGACGCATTACGGGATTTCCGAGAACAACGCCGGTTTCCAAATGCTTCTCGGTATGGGTTGGAACAGGGAGAAAGGGTTCGGAGTGCGGGAGCAGGGACGCAAGTTCCCCGTGAAAACTGTGTTCAAGCGCGACCGCAGCGGACTTGGAGTCGAGGCGTCCACTCCCCGAGTGACGCATTTTGCACCACATGATAGAGCCGCCGTTGCAAACGTGCGTGGAAAAGATTCGCGTGAAGGTACGGCACAATCGCTGAAGAGCAAGCGGAAAGAACAGGAGAGCCGCTCTCGAAGAATGAAACGAATGGAGATCGAATTTCGACGGTCCTTCCACTAG